Proteins from a genomic interval of Ralstonia wenshanensis:
- a CDS encoding NfeD family protein encodes MSAQTVWFSLAVLLVIGELMTGTFYLLMVAIGLVAGGLGALIGLTFPAQAIVAAIVAVFGIVGLRRTRYGRTTRENAARNRNVNLDIGETLRVDAWSPERRARVQYRGAAWDVELAPHAPATGGEFRIVEVRGNVLVVAPK; translated from the coding sequence ATGTCGGCTCAGACCGTCTGGTTTTCTCTGGCCGTGCTGCTCGTCATCGGCGAGCTAATGACGGGGACGTTCTATCTGCTGATGGTGGCCATCGGCTTGGTCGCCGGCGGACTTGGCGCGCTGATCGGCCTTACGTTTCCCGCCCAGGCCATCGTGGCCGCGATTGTGGCGGTGTTCGGCATCGTCGGGCTGCGGCGCACGCGCTACGGGCGGACCACGCGCGAGAATGCCGCCCGCAATCGCAACGTCAATCTGGATATCGGCGAGACTTTGCGTGTCGATGCCTGGTCGCCAGAGCGCCGCGCGCGCGTGCAGTATCGCGGCGCCGCGTGGGATGTCGAACTGGCACCGCATGCGCCGGCTACGGGTGGCGAATTCCGCATCGTCGAAGTGCGCGGCAACGTGCTCGTCGTCGCACCCAAATAG
- a CDS encoding SPFH domain-containing protein, whose product MFELGTLAIIILFAAIVLIAQGIKIVPQQHAWILERLGKYHATLSPGLNIVLPFVDRVAYKHVLKEIPLDVPSQICITKDNTQLQVDGILYFQVTDPMRASYGSSNFVIAITQLAQTTLRSVVGKLELDKTFEERDFINHSVVNALDEAASNWGVKVLRYEIKDLTPPKEILHAMQAQITAEREKRALIAASEGKRQEQINLASGAREAAIQKSEGEKQAAINKAQGEAAAILAVAEANAQAIQKIGQAIRTEGGVDAVNLKVAEEYVSAFGNLAKQGNTLIVPGNMGDLSTMIASALTIVKQQRPSA is encoded by the coding sequence ATGTTCGAGCTGGGGACTCTCGCGATCATCATCCTGTTTGCCGCCATTGTGCTGATCGCACAAGGCATCAAGATCGTGCCGCAACAGCACGCCTGGATTCTGGAGCGGCTGGGCAAATATCACGCGACGCTTTCGCCCGGGCTCAATATCGTGCTGCCCTTTGTCGATCGGGTGGCCTACAAGCATGTACTCAAGGAAATCCCGCTTGATGTGCCGAGCCAGATCTGCATCACCAAGGACAACACGCAGCTGCAGGTGGATGGCATTCTGTACTTCCAGGTGACCGATCCGATGCGGGCCTCGTATGGCTCGAGCAATTTCGTGATCGCCATTACCCAGTTGGCGCAGACGACGCTTCGCTCGGTGGTCGGCAAACTGGAACTGGACAAGACGTTTGAAGAGCGCGACTTCATCAACCACAGCGTGGTCAATGCGTTGGATGAGGCGGCATCGAACTGGGGCGTGAAGGTGCTGCGCTACGAGATCAAGGATCTGACGCCGCCGAAGGAAATCCTGCACGCCATGCAGGCGCAGATCACGGCAGAGCGCGAAAAGCGTGCGCTGATCGCCGCATCCGAAGGCAAGCGCCAAGAGCAGATCAACCTGGCATCCGGTGCGCGCGAGGCGGCCATCCAGAAGTCGGAAGGGGAAAAGCAGGCCGCCATCAACAAGGCGCAGGGCGAAGCGGCGGCGATTCTGGCGGTGGCTGAAGCCAACGCCCAAGCGATCCAGAAGATCGGTCAGGCCATTCGCACCGAGGGCGGTGTCGATGCCGTCAACCTGAAAGTGGCGGAAGAGTATGTGAGTGCGTTCGGCAACTTGGCCAAGCAGGGCAACACGCTCATCGTGCCGGGCAACATGGGCGACCTGAGCACGATGATTGCGTCAGCGTTGACGATTGTGAAGCAGCAGCGGCCGAGCGCGTAA